The nucleotide sequence TTCTGCGTTGCACCAACAAAGTGTATCTGGCCGAGTTGATGCAGCGGGCCAAAATTCCCGCGCCACCCACGACCATCATCCATCGGTCCAACGCCCAGGATTGGATCCGACAAGCCGATTATCCGTGTGTTTTGAAACGTCCCGATAGTGCGTTTTCCCAAGGCGTATCCAAAGCCGAAAACGCGAACGAACTGGAACGTTTGCTGCATGAGTACCTGTCCGATTCCGAATTGGTCATCGCACAGCCATTCATGAAGACCGACTTTGATTGGCGGATCGGATTGTTGGATGGCGAAGCGTTGTTCGCCTGCAAGTACTACATGGCCAAGGGGCATTGGCAAATTGCCAAACACGGCGATGCCAGCGCCAAAACCCGCTTTGGAAAATGCGAAACGATTCCCGTTGAACTGGCGCCGAAAAAGTGCGTCATATTGGCCAAGAAAGCGGCGGGCTTGATCGGAAACGGTTTTTACGGCGTCGACATCAAAGAATCGGACGGCGAATTCTATGTCATCGAAGTCAACGATAACCCGAACTTGGACGCCGGCGTGGAAGACAAGGTCTTGGGCGTTGAATTGTACCGGCGGATCGTTCGATCTTTGGTTCGTCGCTTAAACCGCGAATAGCCTGCCTTTTCCACCGCCATGCCGACTAGACCCGCACGATACGGCGGGCGCGACTTGCTCGAACGAGTTTCCGAAAACATCAATCTTCTCTTTCAACTTCTTCTATGACGCTACAATTCTTCGAAGCCTATGGCATCGAGCTGGAATACATGTTGGTGGATGCTTCAACACTGGATGTTCGCCCGATGGCCGACACCGTGTTGGGAATGTTGAACGGTGGACAAATCACGGGTGATGTTAAGCGTGGCCCAGTGACTTGGTCCAACGAATTGGCGATGCACGTGCTGGAACTGAAAGTCGGTACGCCGAACAAACGCTTGGCAACGCTGGCGGGACAGTTTGAGCAGGCGATCATCGAGATCCGTGAAGTGCTGGAACGATGCCATTTGCGACTGCTGCCTACGGCGATGCACCCTTGGATGGACCCGCGTCGTGACGTCGTCCTGTGGCCACACGACTGCTACGAGATCTACCAAGGGTATGACCAGATCTTTGGATGCCGGTCTCACGGATGGGGCAACGTCCAGAGCGTGCATTTGAACGTGCCCTTCGACGGCGATGAGCAATTCCGGCGACTTCACGCGGCGGTCCGGTTGGTGATTCCCGTTCTGTCAGCCTTGACCGCTAGTTCACCGATCATCGGCGGCCAAGACACCGGGATCGCCGACAATCGAATGCAACAGTACTGTCGCCATTGCGATCTGATGCCCGCTTTGACTGGTTCGGTGGTGCCGGAAACGGTTCGCAGTGAGGCTGAATATGAACAAATGATTTTCCGGCCAATACGCGAAGCGGTCTCCAAATCCAAGTCGGCGTCGGTGATGGATCCGCAGTTCTTGAATGCTCGCGGAGCAATCGCACGATTCGACCGCGGGTCCATCGAGATTCGTGTCATGGACGTGCAAGAGTATCCGGGTGCGGACGTCGCTGTTTGCGCAGCGATCATCGCGGTGCTGCGGTTGTTGGTGGACGAGAAGTGGAGCAGTTTGGAGGAACAGGAACAGGTGGCCACGTCACGGTTGCGGTCCGTTTTGGACCGAGTGACGGTCGATGCGGAAATGGCCGTCATCGATGCGCCGGAGTATCTGAGGTGCTTTGCGATCGATGCCCCCAGTATTCGTGTGTCGGATCTGTGGAAGCACTTGTTGGGGGTCGCGCGACGGGAAGATTCGATGGTGGACAATCTGTTTGCACCGCTGGAGATCATTCTGCGTGATGGAACACTGTCGACCCGAATCCGGGCGGCGATCGACGGCGATGCCGATCCGGCAAACCTGCAAAACGTCTACGAACAGGTGGCCGATTGTCTGGACCGCTGGGAACCATTCCAGCCATGACGGGCCCCGCCGTGGTGAAGATTTTGGTCACTTGCGAACATGCGACGAATCGAGTGCCGCCGGAATTTTTCCGATGGTTAGATTCACCGGGAGCCCGGGCCGATTTGAGAAGCCATCGCGGGTACGATCCCGGCGCGGATGAAGCATCACGTGAACTAGCCGGGCGGTTGAAGTGTCACCGGATCGTCGGTCAGCAGTCGCGGCTGTTGATCGATTTGAATCGGTCCTTGGGCCACCAGGAGTTGTTCTCAAAGTACACCGTTGGTTTGGACCCGGCGATTAAAGAACGCGTCGTCGCCGACTATTACGAGCCGTATCGCCAACAGGTCCGTCAATGGATCGTCGATCAACCCAAAGGTTGTCCGGT is from Crateriforma conspicua and encodes:
- a CDS encoding carboxylate-amine ligase; the encoded protein is MTLQFFEAYGIELEYMLVDASTLDVRPMADTVLGMLNGGQITGDVKRGPVTWSNELAMHVLELKVGTPNKRLATLAGQFEQAIIEIREVLERCHLRLLPTAMHPWMDPRRDVVLWPHDCYEIYQGYDQIFGCRSHGWGNVQSVHLNVPFDGDEQFRRLHAAVRLVIPVLSALTASSPIIGGQDTGIADNRMQQYCRHCDLMPALTGSVVPETVRSEAEYEQMIFRPIREAVSKSKSASVMDPQFLNARGAIARFDRGSIEIRVMDVQEYPGADVAVCAAIIAVLRLLVDEKWSSLEEQEQVATSRLRSVLDRVTVDAEMAVIDAPEYLRCFAIDAPSIRVSDLWKHLLGVARREDSMVDNLFAPLEIILRDGTLSTRIRAAIDGDADPANLQNVYEQVADCLDRWEPFQP